A window of the Citrus sinensis cultivar Valencia sweet orange chromosome 9, DVS_A1.0, whole genome shotgun sequence genome harbors these coding sequences:
- the LOC127899844 gene encoding uncharacterized protein LOC127899844, which yields MDIPMTSAVDRSTKKKKFREQGEDGDNPSPPSFADIVMKMQARPENVLFGKTDDWDLEEDDVIFRDEEPMPFIAFSNRVHERLAQPWEHSMVVKILGSNLGYRLLLTRLKSIWSATKGFTVVDLAQDYYLVRFSSERDVEYALTEGLWTVMGHYLIIQQWSPSFDVATNKIEKIVAWIRLAEMNVHFYHKNIIRRLGEIIGPVVKIDHKTVEAQRGKFTRIAVEIDLNKPLISQFNFEDRIQRVEYEYLPTIFFVCGKIGHYKDACPDSDEVAPREKELPVPPIVGSGNTGDC from the coding sequence ATGGATATTCCAATGACGTCGGCGGTCGACCGTtcaaccaagaagaaaaaatttcgGGAACAAGGGGAGGATGGGGATAATCCCTCGCCCCCATCTTTTGCAGATATTGTGATGAAGATGCAAGCGAGGCCTGAGAATGTTCTATTTGGCAAGACAGATGATTGGGATTTGGAGGAGGATGATGTTATCTTTAGGGATGAGGAACCTATGCCTTTTATTGCTTTTTCTAATAGAGTCCATGAACGTCTGGCGCAACCGTGGGAACACTCCATGGTGGTTAAGATCTTAGGGAGTAACTTGGGATATCGCTTGTTGTTGACTCGTTTGAAGTCGATCTGGAGTGCCACTAAGGGTTTTACAGTGGTGGATCTTGCTCAGGATTATTACTTGGTCCGTTTTTCTAGTGAGAGAGATGTGGAGTACGCTCTTACGGAAGGTCTGTGGACAGTCATGGGACATTATTTAATCATCCAGCAATGGTCACCATCTTTTGATGTTGCGACTAATAAGATTGAGAAGATTGTGGCCTGGATCCGTCTTGCTGAGATGAATGTACACTTCTATCACAAGAATATTATCAGACGTTTGGGGGAAATTATCGGACCTGTTGTGAAGATAGATCATAAGACGGTTGAAGCGCAAAGAGGGAAATTCACTCGAATCGCGGTTGAGATTGATCTTAATAAACCATTAATATCTCAGTTTAACTTTGAGGATAGAATTCAACGGGTGGAATATGAGTATTTGCctacaattttctttgtttgtggTAAGATTGGTCATTATAAAGATGCTTGTCCGGACAGTGATGAAGTTGCTCCTAGAGAGAAAGAGCTTCCAGTTCCTCCCATTGTAGGTAGCGGGAACACAGGCGACTGTTGA